One Danio aesculapii chromosome 11, fDanAes4.1, whole genome shotgun sequence genomic region harbors:
- the cse1l gene encoding exportin-2 has protein sequence MELNDGNLQTLTEYLQKTLSPDPAVRRPAEKFLESVEGNQNYPILLLTVLEKSQNEVIRVCSAVTFKNYIKRNWRIVEDEPNKISDPDRTAIKANIVNLMLTSPEQIQKQLSDAISIIGREDFPLKWPDLLTEMVNRFQSGDFHIINGVLRTAHSLFKRYRHEFKSNELWSEIKLVLDTFAQPLTELFKATIDLCQTHATDINALKVLFSSLTLISKLFYSLNFQDLPEFFEDNMETWMTNFHNLLTLDNKLLQTDDEEEAGLLELLKSQICDNAALYAQKYDEEFQPYLPRFVTAIWNLLVTTGQEVKYDLLVSNAIQFLASVCERPHYKHLFEDQNVLTSICEKVIVPNMEFRSADEEAFEDNSEEYIIRDLEGSDIDTRRRAACDLVRGLCKFFEGPVTGIFSGYVNSMLAEYAKNPGVNWKHKDAAIYLVTSLASKAQTQKHGITQANELVNLSEFFLNHILIDLKSPNVNEFPVLKSDAIKYVMTFRSQLPKEQLLQAVPLLVSHLQAESIVQHTYAAHALERLFTMRGANNTTLITPTEMAPFTEQLLNHLFKALAIPGSSENEYIMKAIMRSFSLLQEAIVPYIPTLIGQLTHKLLLVSKNPSKPHFNHYLFESLCLSIRITCKANPDTVSSFEEALFPVFTEILQNDVQEFVPYVFQVMSLLLEIHSNSIPSSYMALFPHLLQPVLWERTGNIPPLVRLLQAYLEKGAAAIANTASDKIPGLLGVFQKLIASKANDHQGFYLLNSIVEHMPAEAITQYRKQIFILLFQRLQSSKTTKFVKSFLVFINLYSVKYGAIALQEIFDDIQPKMFGMVVEKIMIPEVQKVSGQVEKKICAVGIIKILTECPAMMDTEYTKLWTPLLQALIGLFELPEDDSIPDDEHFIDIEDTPGYQTAFSQLAFAGKKEHDPIGDAVSNPKILLAQSLHKLSTACPGRVPSMLSTSLPAEALQFLQGYLQAASVQLV, from the exons ATGGAGCTCAATGATGGAAATCTCCAAACCCTTACCGAGTACCTGCAGAAAACACTAAGCCCTGACCCAGCTGTGAGGCGGCCAG CTGAAAAATTTCTGGAGTCAGTGGAGGGAAACCAGAACTATCCCATTTTACTGCTTACAGTACTGGAAAAGTCCCAGAATGAGGTCATTCGTGTGTGTTCGGCCGTCACTTTCAAGAACTACATCAAGAGGAACTGGCGCATA GTTGAGGATGAACCTAACAAAATCTCTGATCCTGATCGGACTGCTATTAAGGCCAACATTGTAAATTTGATGCTGACCAGCCCGGAGCAAATCCAGAAACAG CTAAGTGACGCCATCAGCATCATCGGACGGGAAGACTTCCCTTTGAAATGGCCAGATCTTTTGACTGAGATGGTGAACCGTTTTCAGAGTGGAGACTTCCACATCATTAATGGTGTTCTTCGCACGGCACATTCCCTTTTTAAGCG ATACCGGCATGAGTTTAAGTCCAATGAACTGTGGTCAGAGATCAAGCTGGTACTGGACACGTTTGCACAGCCTCTTACTGAACTTTTTAAG GCTACAATTGATTTGTGTCAAACACATGCAACAGATATCAACGCCTTGAAAGTGCTCTTCTCTTCTCTAACACTTATTTCAAAACTTTTCTACAGCCTTAACTTCCAG GATCTCCCTGAGTTCTTTGAGGATAACATGGAGACTTGGATGACAAATTTTCATAACTTGTTGACCCTGGACAACAAGCTGTTGCAAACAGAT gATGAGGAGGAGGCTGGTCTGCTGGAGCTGTTGAAGTCTCAAATCTGTGATAACGCAGCACTTTATGCTCAAAAATACGATGAAGAGTTCCAGCCCTACTTGCCTCGCTTTGTTACAGCTATTTGGAATCTGCTGGTCACAACTGGCCAAGAGGTTAAATATGATTTG CTTGTGAGCAATGCCATCCAGTTTTTGGCATCTGTGTGTGAGCGACCACACTATAAGCATCTCTTTGAGGACCAGAATGTTCTCACCAGCATCTGTGAGAAGGTCATCGTACCCAACATGGAGTTCAGAA GTGCAGATGAAGAGGCTTTTGAAGATAACTCAGAGGAGTACATCATCAGAGATCTTGAAGGCTCAG ACATTGACACAAGGCGCAGAGCAGCCTGTGATTTGGTGCGAGGCCTCTGTAAGTTTTTCGAGGGCCCGGTGACAGGCATCTTCTCTGGATACGTGAACTCTATGTTGGCAGAGTATGCCAAAAACCCTGGTGTGAACTGGAAGCACAAAGATGCTGCTATCTACTTGGTCACATCCCTAGCATCCAAAGCTCAGACACAAAAG CATGGAATAACACAAGCAAATGAGTTGGTGAACCTGTCAGAGTTCTTTTTAAACCATATTCTCATCGATCTGAAATCCCCCAACG TGAACGAGTTTCCAGTTTTAAAATCAGATGCCATCAAGTATGTTATGACCTTCAGAAGCCAA CTTCCTAAAGAGCAGCTGTTGCAGGCCGTTCCTCTACTCGTGTCCCACCTGCAGGCGGAGAGCATTGTTCAACACACCTATGCTGCGCATGCACTTGAGAGACTCTTCACCATGAGAGGAGCCAACAACACCACCCT CATCACCCCTACTGAAATGGCACCCTTCACGGAACAGTTACTCAACCATTTGTTTAAAGCTTTAGCAATTCCTGGGTCATCTGAGAACGAGTACATCATGAAAG CCATCATGAGGAGTTTCTCCCTCTTGCAGGAAGCCATTGTGCCCTACATCCCCACTCTCATTGGCCAACTCACACACAAGCTCCTCCTCGTCAGCAAG AATCCCAGTAAACCACATTTCAACCATTACCTGTTTGAGTCTCTGTGCCTGTCCATCAGGATCACCTGCAAGGCCAATCCAGACACCGTGAGCAGCTTTGAAGAAGCCCTGTTTCCTGTGTTTACCGAGATCCTCCAGAATGACGTGCAGG AGTTCGTGCCGTATGTCTTCCAAGTGATGTCTCTACTTCTGGAGATCCACAGCAACTCAATCCCCTCCTCGTACATGGCTCTGTTTCCTCACCTCCTGCAGCCTGTCCTGTGGGAGCGCACAGGAAACATCCCTCCACTTGTGCGTCTGCTACAGGCCTACCTGGAGAAAGGAGCTGCTGCCATCGCCAACACAGCCTCTGACAAGATC CCTGGTCTTCTTGGAGTGTTTCAGAAACTCATCGCATCCAAAGCTAATGACCATCAAGGCTTTTATCTGCTCAACAGTATAGTGGAGCACATGCCTGC gGAAGCAATCACCCAGTACAGGAAACAGATCTTTATTCTGCTCTTCCAGAGGCTTCAGAGCTCCAAGACCacaaaatttgttaaaa GTTTTCTTGTCTTCATCAACCTTTATTCTGTGAAATATGGCGCCATCGCATTGCAGGAGATATTTGATGATATCCAGCCAAA GATGTTTGGAATGGTCGTGGAGAAGATTATGATTCCTGAGGTGCAGAAGGTCTCGGGGCAGGTGGAGAAGAAGATCTGTGCTGTGGGAATCATCAAGATCCTCACTGAGTGTCCCGCCATGATGGACACAGAGTACACCAAACTCTG gaCTCCTTTGCTgcaggctctgattggtctgttTGAGTTGCCAGAAGACGACAGCATCCCTGATGATGAGCACTTCATCGACATCGAGG